The following coding sequences are from one Musa acuminata AAA Group cultivar baxijiao chromosome BXJ2-4, Cavendish_Baxijiao_AAA, whole genome shotgun sequence window:
- the LOC135610633 gene encoding endoglucanase 23-like, with protein sequence MTPFLLPLLLLLALPLPLARSHDYHDALAKSILFFEGQRSGKLPADQRAVWRGDSALLDGSEVGVDLTGGYYDAGDNVKFGFPMAFTTTMLSWSVIEFGDCMPADELRNAAAAIRWATDYLLKTVSHPGIVFVQVGNPISDHNCWERPEDMDTARTVYYVSADRPGSEVAGETAAALAAASMVFRQTDSAYSRKLLKNAMRVFDFADTHKGAYSDDPGLKAGVCPFYCDFDGYQDELLWGAAWLRRASRNDSFLNYIQNNGKTLGADDNINEFGWDNKHAGLNVLISKEFMEGQVLSLESYKEFADSFMCTLIPESFSSHIQYTPGGLIYKPGGSNMQHVTSISFLLLAYAKYLAKSSQTVNCGSIQVAPSSLQLQAKKQIDYVLGDNPMNMSYMVGYGDRYPQRVHHRGSSLPSISSHPRFIACKDGTDYYRSPNPNINPHVGAVVGGPSDDDVYEDDRADFRKSEPTTYINAPLVGALAYFVANPNAGLVLR encoded by the exons ATGACACCCTTCTTGCTTCCACTCCTGCTGCTGCTTGCTCTGCCATTGCCATTGGCGAGAAGCCATGACTACCACGACGCATTGGCCAAATCCATTCTGTTCTTTGAAGGCCAGAGGTCCGGCAAGCTGCCGGCGGACCAGCGCGCCGTGTGGCGCGGCGACTCGGCCTTGTTGGACGGGTCCGAGGTCGGAGTCGACCTCACCGGAGGGTACTACGACGCCGGGGACAACGTCAAGTTCGGCTTCCCCATGGCCTTCACCACCACGATGCTGTCGTGGAGCGTCATCGAGTTCGGCGACTGCATGCCGGCTGACGAGCTCCGCAACGCCGCGGCGGCCATCCGATGGGCCACGGACTACCTCCTCAAGACCGTCTCCCACCCCGGCATCGTCTTCGTTCAG GTGGGGAACCCTATAAGCGACCACAACTGCTGGGAGCGGCCGGAGGACATGGACACGGCGCGGACGGTGTACTACGTGAGCGCGGACCGGCCGGGGTCCGAGGTGGCTGGCGAGACGGCGGCCGCATTGGCGGCGGCGTCGATGGTGTTCCGCCAGACCGACTCGGCCTACTCGCGGAAGCTGCTGAAGAATGCAATGAGGGTGTTCGACTTCGCCGACACCCACAAGGGTGCTTACAGTGACGACCCCGGGCTCAAAGCTGGGGTGTGCCCCTTCTACTGTGATTTCGATGGATACCAG GATGAGTTACTGTGGGGAGCAGCATGGCTCAGAAGGGCCTCAAGAAACGATTCCTTCCTCAATTACATACAAAACAATGGCAAAACTCTTGGAGCAGATGACAACATCAATGAGTTCGGATGGGACAACAAGCATGCCGGCCTCAATGTCCTCATCTCCAAG GAGTTCATGGAAGGACAAGTGCTCTCGCTGGAGTCCTACAAAGAGTTTGCCGACAGCTTTATGTGCACACTGATACCGGAGTCTTTCTCCTCACACATCCAATACACTCCCGGTGGGCTCATCTACAAGCCCGGAGGCAGCAACATGCAGCATGTGACCTCCATCTCTTTCCTCCTCCTCGCCTACGCCAAGTACCTCGCCAAGTCTTCACAGACTGTGAACTGTGGCAGCATCCAGGTTGCGCCATCGTCTCTTCAGCTTCAAGCCAAGAAGCAG ATTGATTACGTGCTGGGGGACAATCCAATGAACATGTCGTACATGGTTGGATATGGAGATCGATATCCGCAGCGAGTTCATCACCGGGGTTCTTCCTTGCCGTCAATCTCCAGCCATCCCAGGTTCATTGCATGCAAGGACGGCACGGATTACTACAGGTCTCCGAACCCTAACATCAACCCTCACGTCGGAGCGGTGGTCGGCGGCCCTTCCGACGACGACGTCTACGAGGATGACCGTGCGGATTTCCGCAAATCAGAGCCTACTACCTATATCAACGCTCCGTTGGTTGGCGCTCTGGCCTACTTTGTGGCGAACCCTAATGCAGGCCTTGTTCTTAGGTAG